Proteins from a single region of Vicinamibacteria bacterium:
- a CDS encoding Ku protein, with product MRPTWKGFLKLSLVNIPVRMYPAARSQALSFNQIHKACNSRIKYDKRCPVCERSVASDEIVKGYEYAKEQYVIIDEEDFTKVRLESTKSINIVQFVDRNEIDPLYYHGSHYVVPDGPVALESFATILRATEEMNRIGLARVVMNGKEQVVSVRPREKSFVMSALYYADEVRALSGIEELESSPEVNPAELQLATQLIDAITKPFDPKAFEDNYRKALLDIIKAKAEGKEIVEPPEVETGKVINLMEALKSSLQASRTAESAGEEKAKAVNE from the coding sequence GTGAGACCGACCTGGAAGGGCTTTCTCAAGCTTTCGCTCGTGAACATTCCCGTCCGGATGTATCCGGCGGCCCGTTCCCAAGCCTTGTCGTTCAACCAGATTCACAAAGCGTGCAACAGCCGAATCAAATACGACAAGCGATGTCCCGTCTGCGAGCGCAGTGTCGCGAGCGACGAGATCGTCAAGGGCTACGAGTACGCGAAAGAGCAATACGTCATCATCGACGAGGAGGACTTCACGAAAGTACGGCTCGAGTCGACGAAATCGATCAACATCGTGCAGTTCGTGGATCGAAACGAGATCGATCCGCTCTATTACCACGGCTCCCATTACGTCGTTCCCGACGGTCCGGTAGCCCTCGAGAGCTTTGCCACCATCCTGAGAGCGACCGAGGAGATGAATCGCATCGGATTGGCGCGCGTGGTGATGAATGGAAAGGAGCAGGTCGTTTCCGTTCGTCCGCGGGAGAAGTCATTCGTGATGTCGGCGCTCTATTATGCCGACGAGGTCAGAGCACTCTCGGGAATCGAGGAGCTCGAATCCTCGCCGGAGGTCAACCCGGCGGAGCTCCAGCTCGCGACGCAGCTCATCGACGCCATTACCAAGCCGTTCGATCCCAAAGCCTTCGAAGACAACTATCGAAAGGCGCTTCTCGATATCATCAAAGCCAAAGCGGAAGGAAAGGAGATCGTCGAGCCGCCCGAGGTCGAGACGGGGAAGGTCATCAACCTCATGGAGGCGCTCAAGTCGAGTCTCCAGGCGAGCCGCACCGCAGAATCGGCGGGGGAGGAAAAGGCGAAGGCCGTCAACGAATAG
- the ligD gene encoding non-homologous end-joining DNA ligase → MLAGTSAPFDSAEHLFEIKWDGIRALAFFGPGVARLQGRKLSDSSNRYPEIVAGIAKLPGSGILDGEIVVLDEDGRPSFQRVLVREQTARREDALIKSRTHPVVYIAFDLLYRNARALFDLPLIERKNLLSELLADPPSPLVENTYVVGQGRALYQQAIDKRLEGVVAKRLASRYLPGERTREWLKLKVRRTTDGVLVGLVRDRVGGRVKSLVLASHDDGALVWLGNVGSGLDQETLSQLGTELELIKTDRPAVDAEGPGEIQWLEPRLVVRVEYSELTNDGRLRHPVFLGFVQRPPEDCLKPSR, encoded by the coding sequence ATGCTCGCCGGCACGAGCGCCCCGTTCGATTCCGCCGAGCATCTCTTCGAGATCAAGTGGGACGGGATTCGTGCCCTCGCCTTTTTCGGACCCGGAGTCGCGCGGCTCCAGGGCCGCAAGCTGAGCGACAGCTCGAATCGCTATCCGGAGATCGTCGCCGGGATCGCGAAGCTCCCCGGTTCTGGCATCCTCGACGGCGAGATCGTCGTCCTCGACGAGGACGGCAGACCGAGCTTCCAGCGCGTCCTCGTTCGGGAGCAGACCGCGCGTCGCGAGGACGCCTTGATCAAGTCGAGAACGCACCCCGTGGTATATATCGCCTTCGATCTTCTCTATCGTAACGCTCGCGCGCTCTTCGACCTGCCCCTCATCGAGAGGAAGAATCTCCTGTCGGAGCTCCTTGCCGACCCCCCCTCGCCTCTCGTCGAAAATACCTATGTCGTGGGTCAGGGCCGGGCGCTCTATCAACAGGCCATCGACAAACGCCTCGAGGGGGTGGTCGCCAAACGCTTGGCGAGCCGCTATCTGCCGGGGGAGCGGACAAGGGAATGGCTCAAGCTAAAAGTACGGCGAACGACGGATGGCGTTCTCGTGGGACTCGTGCGAGACCGAGTCGGCGGACGGGTCAAATCGCTGGTCCTTGCGAGCCACGATGACGGGGCGCTCGTCTGGCTCGGAAACGTGGGAAGCGGGCTCGATCAAGAAACTCTGTCGCAGCTGGGAACGGAGCTAGAATTGATCAAGACCGATCGTCCCGCCGTCGATGCCGAGGGGCCGGGAGAGATCCAGTGGCTCGAGCCCCGATTGGTCGTTCGTGTCGAGTACTCGGAGCTCACCAACGACGGTCGTTTGCGTCATCCGGTGTTTCTGGGATTCGTGCAAAGACCTCCCGAGGACTGCCTCAAGCCATCGCGTTGA
- a CDS encoding CoA pyrophosphatase — protein sequence MDELIASVRRRLSARSPKRLESRLRPAAVLVPIIVSPEGCRLLFTRRASNLRRQPGEIAFPGGAVDPGDATPLETALRESREEIGLAPHDVTLLGEMDERDTVTGFCITPFVGAVEGPYRFRPNHEVDVLFEVPIEALRSPAALRVEQRKLGDGRRREIYHYRYGAHDIWGITGRLVADFLTLVD from the coding sequence ATGGACGAGTTGATTGCGTCGGTCCGCAGGAGGCTCTCGGCGAGATCCCCCAAGAGACTCGAGAGCAGACTGCGGCCCGCCGCAGTGCTCGTTCCCATCATCGTCTCTCCCGAGGGCTGTCGACTCCTGTTCACCCGTCGCGCCAGCAACCTTCGTCGGCAACCCGGTGAGATTGCCTTTCCCGGCGGAGCCGTCGATCCCGGCGACGCGACACCTCTCGAGACCGCCCTTCGGGAGAGTCGAGAGGAGATCGGTCTGGCGCCGCACGATGTGACCCTCCTCGGCGAGATGGACGAGCGGGACACCGTGACCGGATTCTGCATCACCCCGTTCGTGGGCGCGGTGGAAGGGCCCTATCGGTTTCGTCCGAACCATGAGGTCGACGTACTCTTCGAGGTCCCGATCGAAGCGCTCCGGTCGCCAGCGGCCCTGCGGGTGGAGCAGCGAAAGCTCGGTGACGGCCGGCGGCGCGAGATCTACCACTACCGGTACGGCGCCCACGACATCTGGGGCATCACCGGGCGGCTCGTCGCGGATTTCCTGACGCTGGTCGATTGA